A stretch of the Streptococcus suis genome encodes the following:
- a CDS encoding DNA polymerase III subunit beta, producing the protein MIQFSINKTIFLQALNVTKRAISSKNAIPILSTVKISVTSEGITLTGSNGQISIEHYISTQDENAGLLISSPGSILLEAGFFINVVSSMPDLVLDFAEIEQKQIVLTSGKSEITLKGKDSEQYPRLQEVPTSKPLILETSTLRQTINETAFAASTQESRPILTGVHFVLTEHKNLKTVATDSHRMSQRKLELDTSGDDFDVVIPSRSLREFTAVFTDDIETVEVFFSNNQILFRSESISFYTRLLEGTYPDTDRLIPVEYKTTVVFNTASLRHSMERARLLSNATQNGTVKLEITNSIVSAHVNSPEVGRVNEELDTVEVLGEDLVISFNPTYLIEALKATTSEQVKISFISSVRPFTLVPNNDGEDFIQLITPVRTN; encoded by the coding sequence ATGATTCAATTTTCAATAAATAAAACTATTTTTTTACAAGCATTGAATGTTACTAAAAGAGCTATTAGTAGTAAGAATGCTATTCCAATTCTTTCAACTGTTAAAATTTCAGTAACAAGTGAAGGAATTACTTTAACAGGTTCAAATGGACAAATTTCAATTGAACACTATATTTCAACTCAGGATGAAAATGCTGGTTTATTAATCTCTTCACCAGGTTCTATTCTTTTAGAAGCTGGATTCTTCATCAATGTTGTTTCTAGCATGCCGGATCTAGTATTAGATTTCGCTGAGATTGAACAAAAGCAAATTGTTTTAACCAGTGGAAAATCTGAAATCACTTTAAAAGGGAAAGATTCTGAGCAATATCCTCGTTTACAGGAAGTTCCTACCTCAAAACCTCTGATATTAGAAACAAGTACACTTAGACAAACCATCAATGAAACAGCCTTTGCGGCCTCTACCCAGGAAAGTCGTCCAATTTTGACCGGTGTTCACTTTGTTCTGACAGAACATAAGAATCTAAAAACAGTAGCAACAGACTCGCACCGAATGAGTCAACGTAAACTAGAATTAGACACATCAGGAGATGACTTTGATGTTGTAATCCCAAGTCGATCCCTTCGTGAATTTACAGCTGTCTTTACAGATGATATTGAGACAGTAGAAGTATTCTTCTCCAATAATCAAATTCTATTTAGAAGTGAATCAATTAGCTTCTATACTCGGCTATTAGAAGGAACATATCCAGATACTGATCGTTTGATTCCAGTAGAATATAAAACAACAGTTGTTTTTAATACTGCTTCCTTACGCCACTCTATGGAACGCGCACGCTTACTGTCAAATGCTACTCAAAATGGTACTGTAAAACTAGAGATTACCAATAGCATAGTTTCTGCCCACGTAAATTCGCCAGAAGTTGGACGGGTGAATGAAGAATTAGACACTGTCGAAGTATTAGGTGAGGACTTAGTAATCAGCTTTAACCCAACTTATTTGATTGAAGCTTTGAAAGCTACAACTAGTGAACAAGTGAAAATTAGCTTCATTTCTTCAGTTCGACCATTTACCTTGGTGCCAAATAATGATGGTGAAGACTTTATTCAATTGATAACCCCAGTTCGCACAAACTAA
- a CDS encoding DUF951 domain-containing protein, with translation MYQLGSFVEMKKPHACVIKSTGKKANKWEVIRLGADIKIRCNNCDHVVMMSRHDFEKKMKKVLPSEG, from the coding sequence ATGTATCAATTAGGATCCTTTGTCGAAATGAAAAAGCCTCATGCCTGTGTCATCAAATCGACCGGCAAGAAGGCCAATAAGTGGGAAGTAATTCGTCTAGGAGCGGATATTAAAATCCGCTGCAACAACTGTGACCATGTAGTGATGATGAGCCGGCATGATTTTGAGAAAAAAATGAAGAAAGTTCTGCCAAGCGAAGGCTAG
- a CDS encoding XRE family transcriptional regulator → MTQLAQQIRTLRTAKNLSQDGLAEKLYISRQAVSKWENGEATPDIDKLVQLAEIFGVSLDYLVLGKEPEKEIVVEQKGKMNAWEFLSEYWWVVIPIMIFAFGLFAGAMKVIQMFG, encoded by the coding sequence ATGACTCAATTAGCACAACAAATTCGAACTTTACGCACAGCCAAGAATCTATCCCAAGATGGACTGGCAGAGAAACTCTATATTTCCCGTCAGGCTGTTTCCAAGTGGGAAAATGGCGAAGCAACGCCAGATATTGATAAACTAGTCCAGCTGGCAGAAATCTTTGGTGTCAGTTTAGATTATCTGGTTTTGGGAAAAGAGCCTGAGAAGGAAATTGTGGTGGAACAAAAAGGAAAAATGAATGCTTGGGAATTCTTATCTGAATATTGGTGGGTTGTTATACCAATCATGATTTTTGCATTTGGTTTATTTGCAGGTGCAATGAAAGTTATTCAAATGTTTGGTTAA
- the ychF gene encoding redox-regulated ATPase YchF — protein sequence MALTAGIVGLPNVGKSTLFNAITKAGAEAANYPFATIDPNVGMVEVPDERLQKLTEIITPKKTVPTTFEFTDIAGIVKGASKGEGLGNKFLANIREVDAIVHVVRAFDDENVMREQGREDAFVDPIADIDTINLELILADLESINKRYARVEKMARTQKDKDSVAEFTVLEKIKPVLEDGKSARTVSFTDEEQKIVKQLFLLTTKPVLYVANVDEDKVANPDSIAYVQQIRDFAATENAEVVVISARAEEEISELDDEDKGEFLEALGLTESGVDKLTRAAYHLLGLGTYFTAGEKEVRAWTFKRGIKAPQAAGIIHSDFEKGFIRAVTMSYDDLIKYGSEKAVKEAGRLREEGKEYVVQDGDIMEFRFNV from the coding sequence ATGGCTTTAACAGCAGGAATCGTAGGTTTACCTAACGTAGGTAAATCAACCTTATTTAATGCAATTACAAAGGCAGGAGCGGAAGCAGCAAACTACCCGTTTGCAACAATTGATCCGAACGTTGGTATGGTGGAAGTACCTGATGAGCGGTTACAAAAATTGACCGAAATCATTACCCCTAAAAAAACAGTGCCAACTACTTTTGAATTTACCGATATTGCTGGTATCGTCAAAGGTGCTTCAAAAGGTGAAGGGCTTGGAAATAAATTCTTGGCCAATATCCGTGAGGTGGATGCAATCGTTCACGTTGTCCGTGCTTTTGATGATGAAAATGTCATGCGTGAACAAGGCCGTGAAGATGCATTTGTGGATCCAATCGCAGATATTGATACCATTAACCTAGAATTGATTTTGGCGGACCTAGAGAGCATCAACAAGCGTTATGCCCGTGTTGAAAAAATGGCCCGTACTCAAAAAGACAAGGATTCTGTAGCAGAATTTACGGTTCTTGAAAAAATTAAGCCAGTTTTAGAAGATGGAAAATCTGCCCGTACCGTATCATTTACTGATGAGGAACAAAAGATTGTGAAACAGTTGTTCCTTTTGACTACTAAGCCAGTACTCTACGTAGCCAATGTTGATGAGGATAAGGTAGCTAATCCAGACTCTATCGCATATGTCCAACAAATTCGTGATTTTGCTGCGACAGAAAATGCAGAAGTGGTGGTGATTTCTGCGCGTGCAGAAGAAGAAATTTCAGAACTAGATGATGAAGATAAGGGTGAGTTTTTGGAAGCTCTTGGTTTAACAGAATCTGGCGTGGACAAATTAACCCGTGCAGCCTACCACTTACTTGGATTAGGTACTTACTTTACAGCAGGAGAGAAGGAAGTACGTGCATGGACTTTCAAACGGGGGATTAAAGCACCTCAAGCTGCAGGTATTATTCACTCAGACTTTGAAAAAGGCTTTATCAGAGCAGTAACCATGTCCTATGATGATTTAATCAAGTATGGTAGCGAAAAGGCTGTAAAGGAAGCTGGACGTCTTCGTGAAGAAGGAAAAGAATATGTCGTTCAAGATGGTGACATCATGGAGTTCCGTTTTAATGTCTGA
- a CDS encoding aminoacyl-tRNA hydrolase → MTRLIIGLGNPGDRYFETKHNVGFMLIDKIAKRENVTFTHDKIFQADIATTFIDGEKIFLVKPTTFMNESGKAVHALMTYYGLDEKDILVAYDDLDMAVGKIRFRQKGSAGGHNGIKSIVKYIGTQEFDRIKIGIGRPKGKMSVVNHVLSGFDAEDRIEIDLALDKLDSAINFYLEEDDFEAIMRKFNG, encoded by the coding sequence ATGACACGATTGATTATTGGTCTAGGGAATCCAGGAGACCGTTATTTTGAAACCAAGCATAATGTTGGTTTTATGCTTATTGATAAAATTGCTAAGCGTGAAAATGTAACCTTTACCCACGATAAGATTTTTCAAGCTGATATTGCAACAACTTTCATTGATGGAGAAAAAATCTTTTTAGTTAAACCAACTACGTTTATGAATGAGTCAGGAAAAGCTGTCCATGCTCTGATGACCTACTATGGTTTAGACGAAAAAGATATTTTAGTTGCATACGATGATTTAGATATGGCTGTTGGGAAAATTCGTTTTCGCCAAAAAGGTTCTGCTGGCGGCCATAATGGAATAAAATCTATCGTTAAATATATTGGAACACAAGAATTCGATCGGATTAAAATTGGAATTGGTCGCCCTAAAGGGAAGATGAGTGTTGTCAATCATGTCTTATCAGGATTTGATGCAGAGGATCGCATTGAAATTGATTTAGCACTAGATAAACTTGACAGTGCTATCAACTTTTATTTAGAAGAAGATGATTTTGAAGCAATTATGAGAAAGTTTAACGGATAA
- the mfd gene encoding transcription-repair coupling factor, translating into MNILDILHKNKQLNQWQSGLNKSTRQLLLGLSGTSKSLVMATAYDCLAEKIMIVTASQNEAEKLVADLTAIIGSENVYNFFTDDSPIAEFIFASKERIQSRIDSLNFLTDTTRSGIIVVSMAACRVLLPNPVAYKNAKIQIEIGQEFEVDTLVKKLVNIGYKKVSRVLTQGEFSQRGDILDIFDMQADSPYRLEFFGDEIDGIRIFDVDSQKSLENLDKVIIAPASDILLSSEDYKRARQKIQIAIEHSSIEDQQSYLREVLADMQAEYRHPDLRKFLSFLYENSWTLLDYLPKSSPLFLDDFHKIADKQAQFEKEVAELLTDDLQNSKSVSSLQYFASTYSELRKYKPATFFSSFQKGLGNLKFDALYQFTQYPMQEFFHQIPLLKEELTRYAKSKNTVIIQASSESSLHTLQKALQEYNIQLPSYPSDKLVEGQQQVTIGQFTAGFHLMDEKLVLITEKEIFNKKIKRKVRKTNISNAERIKDYSELAVGDYVVHHVHGIGQYLGIETIEISGIHRDYLTVQYQNADRISIPVEQIDLLSKYLASDGKAPKVNKLNDGRFQRTKQKVQKQVEDIADDLIKLYAERSQLKGFAFSPDDENQAEFDNYFTHVETDDQLRSIDEIKKDMEKDSPMDRLLVGDVGFGKTEVAMRAAFKAVNDGKQVAILVPTTVLAQQHYATFQERFAEFPVNVDVMSRFKTKAEQEKTLEKLKKGQIDILIGTHRLLSKDVIFADLGLLVIDEEQRFGVKHKERLKELKKKIDVLTLTATPIPRTLQMSMLGIRDLSVIETPPTNRYPVQTYVMETNPSVIRDAVLREIDRGGQVYYLYNKVDTIEQKVSELKELVPEATIGYVHGQMSEIQLENTLYAFVEGEYDIIVTTTIIETGVDIPNANTLFIENADHMGLSTLYQLRGRVGRSSRIAYAYLMYRPDKSLTEVAEKRLEAIKGFTELGSGFKIAMQDLSIRGAGNILGAAQSGFIDSVGYELYSQLLEQAILERQGKAAQRQKSNSEINLQIDAYLPSDYIADQRQKIEIYKRIKSIDSRVNYQELQEELIDRFGEYPDVVAYLLEIGLLKSYLDQVFCCTVLKRQHQVIITFEPMAGQIFLTQDYFEALSSTNLKAQITENRGKLAIIFNVQQKKEYEILGEMICFAEKLQEIKARKAE; encoded by the coding sequence ATGAATATATTAGATATTCTTCACAAGAATAAGCAACTCAACCAATGGCAGTCGGGATTGAATAAATCAACTAGGCAATTGCTGTTAGGGCTTTCTGGAACGAGTAAATCTTTAGTCATGGCTACTGCTTATGATTGTCTAGCAGAGAAAATAATGATAGTAACTGCTAGTCAGAATGAAGCTGAAAAGCTAGTAGCAGATTTAACAGCGATAATTGGCAGTGAGAATGTTTACAACTTCTTTACAGACGATAGTCCGATTGCAGAGTTTATATTTGCCTCAAAAGAACGAATTCAGTCAAGAATTGATAGCTTGAATTTTTTGACTGACACCACTCGGTCAGGAATTATTGTTGTCAGTATGGCAGCTTGTAGGGTTTTATTGCCAAATCCAGTAGCCTATAAAAATGCGAAGATTCAAATTGAAATAGGTCAAGAATTTGAAGTTGACACTCTTGTAAAGAAACTTGTTAACATTGGTTATAAGAAAGTGTCTCGTGTCTTAACACAGGGAGAATTTAGCCAACGTGGTGATATACTAGATATTTTTGATATGCAAGCAGACTCACCATATCGCTTGGAATTTTTTGGAGACGAGATTGATGGTATTCGAATTTTTGATGTGGATAGTCAAAAATCTTTAGAAAATCTAGATAAAGTCATCATTGCTCCTGCTTCAGATATCCTTTTGTCTTCGGAAGATTATAAGCGAGCGAGACAAAAAATTCAAATAGCCATTGAACATTCAAGCATAGAAGATCAGCAGTCTTATTTACGCGAAGTATTAGCAGATATGCAAGCGGAGTATAGACATCCAGACTTGCGTAAATTCTTGTCTTTTTTATATGAAAATTCATGGACCTTATTGGACTATTTACCTAAGAGTTCGCCTCTATTTTTAGATGATTTTCATAAAATTGCTGACAAACAAGCACAGTTTGAAAAAGAGGTTGCTGAATTATTGACAGATGATTTACAAAATAGTAAATCCGTGTCAAGTCTTCAGTATTTCGCATCAACGTATTCAGAATTAAGAAAATATAAACCTGCTACCTTCTTTTCGAGTTTTCAGAAGGGGTTGGGAAATTTAAAATTCGATGCACTTTATCAATTTACACAATACCCTATGCAAGAATTCTTCCACCAAATTCCACTTTTAAAGGAAGAATTGACTCGGTATGCTAAGTCAAAGAATACGGTCATTATTCAAGCAAGTTCTGAATCAAGTTTACATACTTTACAAAAAGCTTTACAAGAGTATAATATCCAACTACCATCTTATCCATCAGATAAGTTGGTAGAAGGTCAACAACAAGTTACTATTGGCCAATTTACAGCTGGGTTTCATCTGATGGATGAAAAGCTCGTTTTGATTACTGAAAAAGAGATTTTTAATAAAAAAATTAAGCGTAAGGTTCGAAAAACGAATATTTCTAATGCTGAGCGCATAAAGGACTATAGTGAGCTAGCTGTTGGTGACTATGTAGTTCACCATGTTCACGGTATTGGTCAGTATTTAGGAATTGAAACCATCGAAATTTCAGGAATTCATCGTGATTATCTGACTGTCCAATATCAAAATGCAGATCGAATTTCCATTCCAGTCGAACAAATAGATCTTCTCTCCAAATACTTAGCATCTGATGGAAAAGCTCCAAAAGTTAATAAATTAAATGATGGTCGTTTCCAGCGAACAAAACAAAAAGTTCAAAAACAAGTAGAAGATATAGCAGATGATTTAATTAAACTATATGCTGAGCGTAGCCAACTAAAAGGCTTTGCCTTTTCACCAGATGATGAGAATCAGGCTGAGTTTGACAACTACTTTACACATGTGGAAACCGACGACCAACTTCGTTCCATTGATGAAATTAAGAAGGACATGGAAAAAGACTCTCCAATGGATCGTTTATTAGTAGGAGATGTTGGTTTTGGTAAAACAGAAGTAGCTATGCGCGCCGCCTTTAAAGCTGTCAATGATGGCAAACAGGTTGCTATTCTTGTACCAACCACTGTTCTGGCCCAACAACATTATGCGACTTTCCAAGAACGGTTTGCAGAATTTCCTGTAAATGTGGATGTTATGAGTCGTTTTAAAACAAAGGCAGAGCAGGAAAAAACACTTGAGAAGTTGAAAAAAGGACAAATTGATATCCTGATTGGGACCCATCGTCTTTTATCAAAAGATGTTATTTTTGCAGATTTAGGTTTACTGGTCATTGATGAAGAGCAACGGTTCGGTGTTAAACATAAAGAACGGTTGAAAGAATTGAAAAAGAAAATTGATGTCTTAACATTGACTGCTACCCCAATTCCTCGTACTCTACAAATGTCTATGCTAGGGATAAGAGACTTATCGGTAATTGAGACTCCACCGACCAATCGGTATCCTGTTCAGACATATGTGATGGAAACAAATCCATCTGTAATTCGAGATGCAGTTCTACGAGAAATTGATCGTGGAGGTCAGGTTTACTATCTTTACAATAAAGTTGACACCATTGAACAGAAAGTATCTGAATTAAAAGAATTAGTTCCAGAAGCTACTATAGGATATGTTCATGGTCAAATGTCAGAGATCCAATTAGAAAATACTCTCTATGCCTTTGTAGAGGGTGAGTATGATATTATAGTGACCACAACAATCATCGAAACAGGTGTTGATATTCCAAATGCTAACACACTGTTTATTGAGAATGCAGATCACATGGGACTGTCAACTCTTTATCAACTTAGAGGACGTGTTGGCCGTTCCAGTCGGATTGCCTATGCCTATCTCATGTACCGTCCAGACAAGTCCTTGACAGAAGTAGCTGAAAAACGTTTGGAGGCAATCAAGGGCTTTACAGAACTAGGATCAGGTTTCAAGATTGCTATGCAGGATTTGTCTATTCGTGGTGCAGGTAATATTTTAGGTGCTGCCCAGTCAGGATTTATTGATTCTGTAGGCTATGAACTATATTCACAATTGCTAGAACAGGCTATTTTAGAAAGACAAGGCAAGGCGGCTCAGCGTCAGAAAAGCAACTCTGAGATCAACCTACAGATTGATGCTTATCTACCAAGTGACTACATTGCTGACCAACGGCAAAAAATCGAAATTTACAAACGCATCAAGAGCATTGACAGTCGTGTAAACTATCAAGAATTACAAGAAGAATTGATAGACCGTTTTGGTGAATATCCAGATGTTGTTGCATACTTACTTGAAATTGGACTTCTTAAATCTTACCTGGACCAGGTCTTTTGTTGTACGGTTTTAAAACGACAACATCAGGTGATTATCACATTTGAACCGATGGCAGGTCAAATTTTTCTAACGCAAGATTATTTCGAAGCACTTTCTTCCACTAATTTAAAAGCTCAGATAACAGAAAATAGAGGAAAGTTGGCAATTATTTTTAATGTTCAACAGAAAAAAGAATATGAGATTTTAGGAGAAATGATTTGTTTTGCTGAAAAGTTGCAAGAAATAAAGGCTAGAAAGGCAGAATAA
- a CDS encoding RNA-binding S4 domain-containing protein has protein sequence MRLDKYLKVSRIIKRRTVAKEVADKGRIKVNGILAKSSTDLKMNDQIEIQFGNKLLTVKVLEMKDSTKKEDALKMYEIISEKRIETDEKI, from the coding sequence ATGAGACTAGATAAATATTTAAAAGTTTCTCGCATTATCAAGCGTCGAACAGTTGCAAAAGAAGTAGCTGATAAGGGAAGAATAAAAGTCAATGGCATTTTAGCAAAATCTTCAACAGATTTGAAAATGAATGATCAGATTGAAATCCAATTCGGCAATAAACTACTCACTGTTAAAGTACTTGAAATGAAAGATTCTACAAAAAAAGAAGATGCACTGAAAATGTATGAAATAATCAGTGAAAAAAGGATAGAAACAGATGAAAAAATCTAA
- a CDS encoding septum formation initiator family protein, with protein MKKSNILQLNNSFIQSERQKNQHFHEERQRKNRFMGAILVLVIFLFILPTYNLVQSYGKLQENEKKLVELETRYEELVDVEKQESQLVTKLKDEDYATKYVRAKYQYSKEGEFVYNIPGLPND; from the coding sequence ATGAAAAAATCTAACATCCTCCAACTGAATAATTCGTTTATTCAGTCAGAACGCCAAAAAAATCAACATTTTCACGAAGAACGACAACGAAAAAATCGTTTTATGGGAGCCATACTTGTTTTAGTCATTTTTTTGTTTATATTGCCTACTTACAACTTAGTTCAAAGCTATGGTAAGTTGCAAGAAAATGAAAAGAAATTGGTTGAATTAGAAACACGGTATGAAGAATTAGTCGATGTTGAAAAGCAAGAATCTCAATTGGTAACCAAATTAAAAGATGAAGATTATGCTACCAAATATGTTCGAGCAAAATATCAATACTCCAAAGAAGGGGAATTTGTCTACAATATTCCGGGGTTACCGAATGACTGA
- a CDS encoding serine hydrolase — MQKKLIVWLLPILFGWQVVDSTEIPFELTAQEEYELTQTVYDQYFQTIPQNPNVFQTESIYSDVNLTQVSGQIKPNQDFSITGVAINERKELVYQLDNTHYILASKQLLFDDTIVTESTVEQTYWLKQGFTVLSSPISNQAKELKTDLRAYQAITISKIATTAIGDFAYISDKGWISLKDLSEKDNRMEAVQALLSSNYSKNNIGIYVKDLTTETEAGINQDKIFYSASIAKLPILYYVQEQLNAGQVALNTTVKYTAESISFNGAYKVSGSGSLSKIPDNKDYTIEELINKTAKESDNVASNLLSYYIANKFDDDFYQVTTAVTGSRWDMVSRETSAQVAGKMMEALYEQNGYVIESLLSTQFDNQRISKDIPVPVAHKIGDADDVKHDVAIVYAESPFVLSIFTDKSSYDEITQIANDIYGILK, encoded by the coding sequence ATGCAGAAAAAACTGATCGTATGGTTGTTACCAATTTTATTTGGATGGCAAGTGGTTGATAGTACTGAAATACCGTTTGAACTCACAGCGCAAGAAGAATATGAATTAACGCAAACTGTTTATGATCAGTATTTTCAAACAATCCCTCAAAATCCAAATGTTTTTCAAACTGAAAGTATCTATTCTGATGTAAACTTGACTCAGGTAAGTGGACAAATAAAACCAAATCAAGATTTTTCTATCACAGGAGTAGCAATCAATGAAAGGAAAGAGTTAGTGTATCAATTAGATAATACTCACTATATTCTTGCAAGTAAACAGCTACTCTTTGATGATACGATTGTGACCGAATCCACTGTAGAACAAACTTATTGGCTTAAACAAGGATTTACTGTATTGTCCTCCCCAATTTCTAATCAAGCAAAGGAATTGAAAACAGACTTGCGGGCCTATCAAGCAATTACCATTTCTAAAATTGCGACAACTGCCATTGGAGACTTTGCCTATATCAGTGATAAAGGCTGGATTTCACTAAAAGATTTATCAGAAAAAGACAATAGAATGGAAGCTGTTCAAGCATTACTGAGTAGCAACTATTCAAAAAATAATATAGGAATTTATGTAAAAGATTTAACAACTGAAACGGAAGCAGGTATCAATCAAGACAAGATATTTTATTCTGCAAGTATTGCTAAGCTCCCTATTTTATACTATGTCCAAGAGCAACTGAATGCTGGTCAAGTTGCTTTGAACACTACAGTTAAATATACAGCAGAATCAATCTCATTTAATGGGGCATATAAAGTTTCTGGTAGTGGTTCCTTATCAAAAATACCCGATAACAAAGACTACACCATTGAGGAATTAATTAATAAAACAGCTAAAGAGTCAGATAATGTAGCAAGTAATTTACTTTCATATTATATAGCAAATAAATTTGATGATGATTTTTATCAAGTGACGACTGCTGTAACAGGTAGTAGATGGGATATGGTTTCACGTGAAACATCAGCTCAAGTTGCAGGAAAAATGATGGAAGCCTTATATGAACAAAATGGCTATGTCATAGAAAGTTTATTATCTACCCAATTTGATAACCAACGCATTTCGAAAGACATTCCAGTCCCAGTTGCTCATAAGATTGGTGATGCAGATGATGTGAAACATGATGTGGCAATTGTATATGCAGAATCTCCTTTTGTTTTATCCATCTTTACGGATAAATCAAGCTATGATGAGATTACTCAAATCGCAAATGATATTTATGGTATATTAAAATAA
- the tilS gene encoding tRNA lysidine(34) synthetase TilS: MKNKFLKVTQEGHFFDKHKKVLVAVSGGLDSMNLFHLLYEYSKELGIELGLAHVNHGQREESVTEEKYLKQLAKDCEVPFYLSRFEGIFSEEAARKWRYTFFAEVMEKEGYTALVTAHHADDQAETVLMRLIRGSRLRHLSAIKSIQPFASGELIRPLLSFHKTEFEDLFHFEDSSNTDLGYFRNRVRNNYIPQLKQENPKIDVALNHLADDTNYIYQALRDLTKDISTTDLVSFQQQTPAVQRVLVEEYLDNFPDLQLSRSQFEQLIHILQSNKNYYHILKNDYVLEKNYQNFRIYKIGPETYSQQKKIVIKSEGIFSYDSYIFSLNHPLKDADWVIYFPTDEPILLRGRQAGDTILVNGITKKLRRWFIDHKIPQKIRQEAIIIEQSDKIYGIVKLVTSDLSKFAKNDIIKATLYIKMKE; the protein is encoded by the coding sequence ATGAAAAATAAATTTTTAAAAGTGACACAGGAAGGTCACTTTTTTGATAAACACAAGAAAGTATTAGTGGCCGTATCAGGTGGTTTAGATTCTATGAATCTATTTCATCTCTTGTACGAATACAGCAAAGAATTAGGAATTGAACTTGGACTTGCCCATGTCAACCATGGACAAAGAGAGGAATCTGTTACTGAGGAAAAATATCTCAAACAGTTAGCAAAAGATTGTGAAGTACCTTTCTATTTATCCCGCTTTGAAGGAATATTTTCAGAAGAAGCAGCACGTAAATGGCGCTATACATTTTTTGCGGAAGTTATGGAGAAAGAGGGATACACTGCTCTAGTCACAGCCCATCATGCTGATGATCAAGCCGAGACGGTGTTGATGCGTTTGATAAGAGGGAGTCGACTGCGCCACCTATCTGCCATTAAGTCTATTCAACCCTTTGCCTCAGGTGAGCTTATCCGACCACTACTATCTTTCCATAAAACCGAGTTTGAAGACTTATTTCACTTTGAAGATAGTAGTAATACAGATTTGGGATATTTTCGAAATAGAGTCAGAAATAACTACATTCCACAGTTAAAACAAGAAAATCCTAAAATTGATGTGGCACTCAATCATCTAGCAGATGATACCAATTACATCTATCAAGCATTACGAGACTTAACAAAGGATATATCAACAACTGACTTGGTAAGTTTTCAACAACAGACACCTGCGGTTCAACGCGTCTTAGTTGAAGAGTATTTAGATAATTTTCCTGATTTACAACTCTCTCGTTCTCAGTTCGAGCAATTGATACATATATTACAATCGAATAAGAACTATTATCATATATTAAAAAATGACTATGTACTAGAGAAAAACTATCAGAATTTTCGTATCTATAAAATAGGACCAGAGACGTATAGCCAACAGAAAAAAATCGTGATAAAATCAGAAGGTATTTTTTCATATGATTCTTATATTTTTTCTCTGAACCACCCCTTAAAAGATGCGGATTGGGTAATTTATTTTCCAACAGATGAACCAATTTTATTAAGAGGAAGACAAGCAGGAGATACTATCCTAGTAAATGGTATCACTAAAAAACTGCGTCGCTGGTTTATTGACCATAAAATTCCACAAAAAATTAGACAGGAGGCTATTATCATCGAACAATCGGATAAAATATACGGAATTGTAAAACTAGTGACTAGTGATTTGAGTAAATTTGCAAAGAATGATATAATTAAGGCTACCTTATATATAAAAATGAAAGAGTAG
- the hpt gene encoding hypoxanthine phosphoribosyltransferase: MLDKDIKKILISEEEIFEKSKELGQIIAKEYADKKPLLVGILKGSIPFMAELIKHIDAHIETDYMVVSSYHGGTESSGTVKIVKDLDNSVAGRHIIFVEDIIDTGRTLKELKELFALRQAASIKIATLLDKPEGRVVEIEPDYTCFTIPNEFVVGFGLDYDENYRNLPYVGVLKEEVYTK; the protein is encoded by the coding sequence ATGTTGGACAAAGATATAAAGAAAATTCTTATTTCAGAAGAAGAGATATTCGAAAAAAGTAAAGAACTCGGACAAATTATTGCGAAAGAATATGCTGATAAGAAGCCACTTCTCGTTGGTATTTTGAAAGGTTCTATTCCTTTTATGGCAGAACTTATCAAACATATTGATGCCCATATTGAAACAGACTATATGGTTGTTTCAAGTTACCATGGTGGTACTGAAAGTAGTGGGACAGTTAAAATTGTCAAAGACTTAGACAATAGTGTTGCTGGTCGTCATATTATTTTTGTAGAAGATATCATTGATACTGGTCGCACACTGAAAGAATTAAAAGAACTCTTTGCGTTGCGACAAGCTGCATCAATTAAAATTGCTACACTTCTAGATAAACCTGAAGGTCGTGTTGTAGAAATAGAACCAGACTATACTTGTTTCACCATTCCAAATGAATTTGTAGTAGGGTTTGGATTAGATTATGACGAAAATTACCGTAACCTTCCTTATGTTGGTGTACTCAAAGAGGAAGTTTATACAAAATAG